A single Pirellulaceae bacterium DNA region contains:
- a CDS encoding PEP-CTERM sorting domain-containing protein encodes MSRIFSIACVFALAVAAVVGQASANVILQARGPGGSNNVTLAPNQTVTLTISLVAQSAPTTYAGGDFRINSGSTATFHGTQYLLSGAGLWTSSPPAGTTARFFTGGPLGTHTFSTVGSTLDLGTIVMQAGNVLATFSTNFTSVTQLDGSFQSLPVTLSGFTYTVAIPEPSSMMLLGVAAGGMVLRRRRR; translated from the coding sequence ATGTCGAGAATTTTTTCTATTGCTTGTGTTTTCGCGTTGGCGGTTGCCGCTGTTGTGGGTCAAGCCAGCGCTAATGTAATTTTACAAGCTCGGGGGCCTGGCGGTTCGAATAATGTGACGCTTGCCCCTAATCAAACGGTCACATTAACGATCTCCTTGGTAGCTCAGTCTGCTCCGACAACCTACGCGGGAGGTGACTTTCGAATTAATTCCGGCAGCACCGCCACATTCCATGGTACGCAGTACCTGCTAAGTGGGGCTGGCCTCTGGACATCTAGTCCGCCGGCTGGAACGACCGCTCGATTTTTCACCGGTGGACCTTTGGGCACACATACCTTCTCAACCGTCGGCAGCACGCTGGACCTTGGTACTATCGTGATGCAGGCTGGGAACGTGCTCGCTACATTTTCGACAAACTTCACCAGCGTAACTCAACTGGATGGTTCATTCCAAAGCCTGCCAGTTACTCTGTCCGGTTTTACCTACACAGTTGCCATTCCCGAGCCTTCCTCGATGATGTTGCTGGGTGTGGCTGCCGGCGGCATGGTACTGCGTCGCCGACGCCGCTAG
- a CDS encoding Cys-every-fifth RiPP peptide CefA: MEYCSIEYCSIEYCSIEYCSIEYCSIEYCSIEYCSIEYWTTTS, from the coding sequence ATTGAGTACTGTTCTATTGAGTACTGTTCTATTGAGTACTGTTCTATTGAGTACTGTTCTATTGAGTACTGTTCTATTGAGTACTGTTCTATTGAGTACTGTTCTATTGAGTACTGGACGACAACCAGCTAG